One genomic region from Leifsonia poae encodes:
- the hisI gene encoding phosphoribosyl-AMP cyclohydrolase — MTKDGAVLDPAILERTRFNSDGLVPAIIQQWDTREVLMLGWMDAEALRRTLTEGRVTFWSRSRQEYWRKGDTSGHAQYVKGAALDCDGDTLLVTVEQIGAACHTGTRTCFDADQLSPTVGETPDSEAP, encoded by the coding sequence ATGACGAAAGACGGCGCGGTGCTTGATCCCGCCATCCTCGAACGCACCCGCTTCAACTCGGACGGTCTGGTGCCGGCGATCATCCAGCAATGGGACACCCGCGAGGTGCTCATGCTCGGCTGGATGGATGCGGAGGCGCTGCGCCGAACGCTCACCGAAGGGCGAGTGACCTTCTGGTCGCGGTCGCGTCAGGAGTATTGGCGCAAGGGCGACACCTCCGGCCACGCCCAATACGTCAAGGGCGCCGCCCTCGACTGCGACGGCGATACGCTGCTGGTGACCGTCGAGCAGATCGGCGCCGCCTGTCACACCGGAACCCGCACCTGCTTCGACGCCGACCAGCTCTCGCCGACCGTCGGCGAAACACCCGATTCGGAGGCCCCGTGA